A window of the Hordeum vulgare subsp. vulgare chromosome 5H, MorexV3_pseudomolecules_assembly, whole genome shotgun sequence genome harbors these coding sequences:
- the LOC123452929 gene encoding remorin 4.1-like translates to MLHERHAPPSASDDEDDAPGANNDEEGALTLVTTTAASTTNTDFHDVDEVIEVREVHPLSPPHPPFTPPTRTVSAASTAWDSASSHRSVTSEEQFMTMSREFTAMVAAGAGAGATNNNNNNNPNNSNHNPGGPYDGGPDQLTSIGEDELEEHNPLAIVPDSGHPFATPPSRSGGSSGRAARLDLEVVPAAGPPVEASQVKKEEVETKVSAWQTAEIAKINNRFKREEVVINGWETEQVDKASAWLKKIERKLDEQRAKAVEKTQNDVAKARHKAEEKRASAEAKRGLKLAKVLELANFMKAVGRVPTKRSFF, encoded by the exons ATGTTGCATGAGCGGCACGCACCACCCTCCGCgtccgacgacgaggacgatgccCCAGGGGCCAACAACGACGAGGAGGGCGCTCTGACTCTGgtgaccaccaccgccgccagcacCACCAAcaccgacttccacgacgtcgacGAGGTCATCGAGGTGCGCGAGGTCCACCCGCTGTCGCCGCCGCACCCGCCCTTCACCCCGCCCACGCGCACCGTCTCCGCGGCCTCCACCGCCTGGGACAGCGCCAGCAGCCACCGCTCCGTCACCTCCGAGGAGCAGTTCATGACGATGAGCCGCGAGTTCACCGCCATGgtcgccgccggcgccggcgccggggcgaccaacaacaacaacaacaacaaccccaataACAGCAACCACAACCCCGGCGGGCCCTACGACGGCGGCCCCGACCAGCTGACCAGCATCGGCGAGGACGAGCTGGAGGAGCACAACCCGCTGGCCATCGTGCCGGACAGCGGCCACCCCTTCGCCACGCCGCCCAGCAGGAGCGGCGGCAGCAGCGGCCGGGCAGCGCGGCTCGACCTTGAGGTGGtgcccgccgccggcccgcccgtGGAGGcgagccaggtgaagaaggaggaggtggaaacCAAGGTGTCGGCGTGGCAGACGGCGGAGATCGCCAAGATCAACAACCGGTTCAAGCGGGAGGAGGTGGTCATCAACGGCTGGGAGACGGAGCAGGTCGACAAGGCATCCGCCTGGCTCAAGAAGATTGAG AGGAAGCTGGACGAGCAGCGCGCCAAGGCGGTGGAGAAGACGCAGAACGACGTGGCCAAGGCGCGGCACAAGGCGGAGGAGAAGCGGGCGTCGGCGGAGGCCAAGCGGGGGCTGAAGCTGGCCAAGGTGCTGGAGCTGGCCAACTTCATGAAGGCCGTCGGCAGGGTGCCCACCAAGCGCTCGTTCTTCTAG